Proteins encoded together in one Carya illinoinensis cultivar Pawnee chromosome 3, C.illinoinensisPawnee_v1, whole genome shotgun sequence window:
- the LOC122304763 gene encoding uncharacterized protein LOC122304763, which produces MAVPLLPKFKVLSINLYDGSKDHVEHLETFKAHMTLHEFLAEIAFRAFPLTLRGTTLGWFEALQPGSIDSFDELGRQLLTQFMVSRKCKRPVAYLLTVKQREEESLKVYVTCLNKESMTTNDQDEKIMLAALLGGIWPRSSFMAELARKTPSTLSTVYG; this is translated from the coding sequence ATGGCGGTACCCTTGTTGCCAAAATTCAAAGTCCTCTCCATAAATCTGTATGATGGTTCAAAAGATCATGTGGAACACTTGGAGACCTTTAAAGCTCACATGACACTTCATGAATTTCTTGCAGAGATTGCATTTAGGGCTTTTCCTCTAACCCTAAGAGGTACAACGCTAGGATGGTTCGAGGCATTACAACCAGGATCCATAGATAGCTTTGATGAGCTAGGCCGACAACTCCTGACTCAGTTTATGGTGAGTAGAAAATGCAAAAGACCGGTTGCATACTTGCTAACTGTAAAGCAACGAGAAGAAGAGAGCCTAAAAGTGTATGTCACATGCCTAAATAAGGAGAGTATGACGACTAATGACCAGGATGAGAAGATTATGTTGGCCGCACTGCTTGGGGGCATATGGCCAAGAAGTTCCTTTATGGCTGAACTGGCAAGGAAGACCCCTTCCACATTATCAACAGTTTATGGATAA